A section of the Cytophagia bacterium CHB2 genome encodes:
- a CDS encoding TonB-dependent siderophore receptor — translation MKAKLLIVNLAALVAAAGSSFAQTEPGKSYVSSDTVLVIAERIAPLPASNSAAAKFPLALRLTPASVGVVTNSLIENQNAIVLGDALNNVSGVNVQTGFGAFDYFVIRGFESLTSGLVLTDGAAEPEVTFYNLYNIERVEVLKGPGAFLYGGNPLSGAVNLVRKQPHFKNFFHASGSAGHFSSYRGTLDFGVTNAEKNVAFRANALWQDSENYRDNKDNENISINPALTWRLNGKTSVTANFEYVKSKYQPDSGLPLLNNEIPNVPRTQSYQSPFDVSDQTVLRGRLDFETRVSGSFTLRNKFYYTDLDWQSDGTLLFGAFPTQFGNFVFRSLTALDDRQKLTGNQLEGLLRFNTGAVRHQILAGVELSRLGDEFTLAVADLPALSLESPQESAAAVNPFPFLQNDARSVNLAPYLVDQIFFSEKFQTLIGGRFDVIDYKDTHAIPVQGQLFSISTEREYKKFSPMLGLIFSPTQNFSFYANGGRAFGPPSTQVVEDLNAEESQQLEAGVKTQFLNGRLNTGLAVYQLDKNDLIIPDYSGLRYLSGEQRSRGFEIDVTAQPSATWQAYLAYGYNDAELTSFVEDILVQTQAGPMPQRVDRSGNTPAFAPQHILNVWATKAIKSNLGFGVGGRYVSPQFIDEDNGFEIDSYFTLDAMVYYRLGNWSWSLNAKNVTDTKYETRGYGAGSVLPGNPFAIFCAAEFRL, via the coding sequence ATGAAAGCAAAACTTCTAATCGTAAACCTGGCAGCGCTGGTCGCAGCCGCGGGTAGCAGTTTCGCCCAGACCGAACCGGGCAAAAGCTATGTTTCCTCCGACACCGTGCTTGTCATCGCTGAACGCATTGCGCCGTTGCCGGCTTCGAATAGCGCGGCGGCAAAATTTCCGCTGGCGCTGCGTCTAACGCCCGCGAGCGTCGGCGTTGTCACCAATTCCCTCATCGAAAATCAAAACGCCATCGTGCTGGGCGACGCGCTGAACAACGTCAGCGGCGTGAACGTGCAAACCGGTTTTGGCGCGTTCGATTACTTCGTGATTCGCGGCTTTGAATCGCTGACCAGCGGATTGGTGCTTACCGACGGCGCGGCGGAACCCGAAGTCACGTTTTATAATCTTTACAACATCGAACGCGTCGAGGTGTTGAAAGGCCCGGGCGCGTTTTTGTATGGCGGCAATCCGCTTTCTGGCGCGGTTAATCTCGTGCGCAAACAGCCCCACTTCAAAAACTTTTTCCATGCCAGCGGCTCTGCCGGCCATTTCAGCTCGTATCGCGGCACGCTCGATTTCGGCGTGACGAATGCCGAAAAAAACGTGGCCTTCCGCGCCAATGCGCTCTGGCAGGATTCGGAAAATTACCGCGACAACAAAGACAACGAAAATATCAGCATCAATCCTGCGCTCACCTGGCGGCTGAATGGCAAAACCTCCGTGACGGCGAATTTCGAGTATGTCAAAAGCAAATACCAGCCCGATTCCGGCCTGCCGCTGCTCAACAACGAAATTCCCAACGTGCCGCGTACGCAATCGTATCAATCGCCCTTCGACGTTTCCGATCAAACCGTTTTGCGCGGCCGCCTCGATTTCGAAACGCGCGTGAGCGGCAGCTTCACGCTGCGCAACAAATTTTACTACACCGATTTGGATTGGCAATCCGACGGCACGCTGCTGTTCGGCGCTTTTCCGACGCAATTCGGCAATTTCGTTTTCCGTTCGCTCACGGCGCTGGATGATCGCCAAAAACTCACCGGCAATCAATTGGAAGGATTGCTGCGTTTCAACACCGGCGCTGTGCGCCATCAAATCCTGGCCGGCGTCGAGTTAAGCCGCCTCGGCGATGAATTCACCCTGGCGGTTGCGGATTTGCCGGCGTTGAGCCTGGAGTCGCCGCAAGAATCGGCGGCTGCCGTCAATCCTTTTCCCTTTTTGCAAAATGATGCGCGCAGCGTGAATCTGGCGCCGTATCTCGTCGATCAAATCTTTTTTTCGGAAAAATTTCAAACGCTGATCGGCGGCCGATTCGATGTGATCGATTACAAAGACACGCATGCGATTCCGGTACAAGGCCAGCTCTTCAGCATTTCGACTGAGCGCGAGTATAAAAAATTCAGCCCGATGTTGGGATTGATTTTTTCGCCGACACAAAACTTTTCGTTTTACGCCAATGGCGGGCGCGCTTTCGGCCCGCCTTCCACGCAGGTGGTTGAAGATCTCAATGCCGAAGAAAGCCAGCAACTCGAAGCTGGCGTAAAAACCCAATTTTTGAACGGCAGGCTCAACACGGGCTTGGCGGTTTACCAACTCGACAAGAACGATCTCATCATTCCCGACTACAGCGGGCTGCGCTATCTCAGCGGCGAACAACGTTCACGCGGTTTCGAGATCGATGTGACCGCGCAACCCTCGGCAACCTGGCAGGCTTATTTGGCCTATGGTTATAATGATGCCGAATTGACCAGCTTTGTCGAAGACATTCTCGTGCAAACACAAGCCGGGCCGATGCCGCAGCGTGTGGATCGCTCCGGCAATACGCCGGCTTTTGCGCCGCAGCATATCTTGAATGTTTGGGCCACCAAAGCGATCAAAAGCAATCTCGGCTTCGGCGTGGGTGGCCGTTACGTAAGCCCGCAATTCATCGACGAAGACAACGGCTTTGAGATCGACAGCTACTTCACGCTCGACGCGATGGTATATTATCGCCTGGGCAACTGGAGTTGGAGTCTCAACGCTAAAAATGTCACGGACACGAAATATGAAACGCGCGGATACGGCGCCGGGTCGGTTCTGCCGGGCAATCCATTTGCCATTTTCTGCGCCGCGGAATTCCGGCTGTGA
- the alr gene encoding alanine racemase, with product MISLRQPNTPLRPAWVEINLTQMRRNLERLRSDMPPHLKWCSVLKDQAYGHGAVEIARRAAAAGAAYLAVATLDEALELHQAGLQTPILIFGERPESELEICLAHGFHVFVNDAATAKNLNSLAAKQGKCASVHVEIDTGLNRYGVRWTKALPVVGEVLQFANLQLAGLMTHFAMSDELDKTFALEQLRRFTEAVQQIRRHTVLQNNLPPVNAPLLHTCNSGGYLDLPQAHFDMVRTGILPLGVYPSQVCRRIPGLQPVMSVKSRLAAIKQIEPGDTVGYGMRYRAESPRTIAVLPLGYGDGFPRVRNTGYVLVHGKRAPIIGGNAMDAMMIDVSDIPAARVWDEAVIMGKQGEDEISVHALAAWGGTVSYDLMTRWSLRLPRIYFEE from the coding sequence ATGATCTCTCTTCGCCAACCCAATACGCCCTTGCGGCCGGCGTGGGTGGAAATCAATCTCACTCAAATGCGCCGCAATCTTGAACGCTTGCGTTCCGATATGCCGCCGCATTTGAAATGGTGTTCGGTGCTAAAAGATCAAGCTTACGGCCACGGCGCGGTGGAAATTGCCCGGCGGGCTGCCGCTGCCGGTGCGGCTTATCTCGCGGTGGCGACGCTTGACGAAGCGCTTGAATTGCATCAGGCCGGTTTGCAAACGCCAATTTTAATTTTTGGCGAGCGCCCTGAATCGGAGTTGGAGATTTGTCTGGCGCACGGCTTTCACGTTTTTGTGAATGATGCTGCGACAGCGAAGAATCTAAACAGTCTTGCAGCCAAACAAGGCAAGTGCGCCAGCGTGCATGTTGAAATCGACACCGGTTTGAATCGTTACGGCGTGCGTTGGACGAAAGCGTTGCCGGTTGTTGGAGAAGTTTTGCAATTTGCAAATTTGCAGCTTGCCGGCCTCATGACGCATTTCGCCATGTCTGACGAGCTTGATAAAACGTTTGCTCTGGAACAACTCCGGCGCTTCACCGAGGCCGTGCAACAAATTCGCCGCCACACAGTCTTACAGAACAATCTGCCGCCGGTGAACGCGCCGCTGCTGCACACCTGCAACAGCGGCGGCTATCTCGATCTTCCGCAAGCGCATTTCGACATGGTGCGCACGGGAATTTTGCCGCTGGGCGTTTATCCTTCGCAAGTGTGCCGACGCATACCCGGCTTGCAGCCGGTTATGTCAGTCAAGTCGCGCCTGGCGGCGATCAAGCAAATCGAACCCGGCGACACGGTGGGTTATGGCATGCGTTATCGCGCGGAATCACCGCGCACGATTGCCGTTCTCCCGCTCGGCTACGGCGATGGCTTTCCGCGCGTGCGCAATACGGGGTATGTTTTGGTGCACGGCAAACGCGCGCCCATCATCGGCGGCAATGCCATGGACGCGATGATGATCGATGTCTCCGATATTCCTGCCGCGCGAGTTTGGGATGAAGCGGTGATTATGGGCAAACAAGGCGAAGACGAAATTTCCGTGCATGCTCTCGCGGCCTGGGGCGGAACGGTTTCCTACGACCTCATGACGCGCTGGAGCTTGCGGCTGCCGAGGATTTATTTCGAAGAATAA
- a CDS encoding ATP-binding cassette domain-containing protein, translating to METLRLENVSKSFDKVEAVKSLNFSVSPGTMYGFLGPNGAGKTTTLRMIMEIILPDAGAIHLLGQPNALYLRDRVGYLPEERGLYRKMKVHEALHFFAELKGMRKKDYLAKVNIWLDRFDLGPARDKKVEELSKGNQQKLQFLTTVLHEPDLVILDEPFMGLDPLNVQLVKDVMLEQKKRGAAIVFSTHQMHEAERLCDAICLINRGEKMLDGNLASIKKSYGPKNIILSYTGKSDYLQDQALVEHYNDYGQYVEVTLQKGVAPKAFLYRALEHAEITRFEVAEPSLHEIFLSVVKSN from the coding sequence ATGGAAACTTTACGACTTGAAAACGTCTCCAAAAGCTTCGACAAAGTCGAGGCGGTGAAGAGCCTGAATTTCAGCGTGTCGCCCGGAACGATGTATGGTTTCCTCGGGCCGAACGGCGCCGGCAAAACCACCACGCTGCGCATGATCATGGAAATCATTTTGCCGGACGCAGGGGCGATACATTTGCTGGGGCAACCAAACGCGTTGTACCTGCGCGACCGCGTGGGCTATTTGCCCGAAGAACGCGGCCTTTATCGCAAGATGAAAGTGCATGAAGCGCTGCACTTTTTTGCCGAGTTGAAAGGCATGCGCAAGAAGGACTATCTCGCAAAAGTGAATATCTGGCTCGATCGGTTCGATTTAGGCCCGGCGCGCGACAAAAAAGTCGAGGAGTTGTCAAAGGGCAATCAACAAAAGCTGCAATTTCTGACCACCGTGCTGCACGAGCCGGATTTGGTGATTTTGGACGAGCCGTTTATGGGCCTCGATCCGCTCAACGTGCAGCTCGTGAAAGACGTGATGCTGGAGCAGAAAAAACGCGGCGCGGCCATCGTTTTTTCCACGCATCAAATGCATGAGGCCGAACGGTTGTGCGACGCGATCTGCTTGATCAATCGCGGCGAAAAAATGCTGGACGGCAATTTGGCTAGCATTAAAAAAAGCTACGGTCCGAAGAATATAATTTTATCCTACACCGGCAAATCCGATTATTTGCAGGATCAAGCGCTGGTTGAGCATTATAACGATTACGGCCAATACGTCGAAGTCACTTTGCAAAAGGGTGTCGCGCCCAAGGCGTTTTTGTATCGCGCGCTGGAGCACGCGGAGATTACGCGTTTCGAAGTGGCCGAGCCGTCGTTGCATGAAATTTTCCTGTCCGTGGTAAAATCGAATTAA
- a CDS encoding ABC transporter permease yields the protein MTSTSTAQHDRVGNLIKMFTVMRREFLSRVKTKGFIIGTILMPLFIVGIFGVQIWLATISSDEIKKVGVLDQTGELYASLENNLDAKTENGTRLFNLEKIEMVNNLETSKKVLAERVDAGDLDYYVILDQGIHENNHAEIYGKTASDFRKNNEIESAITKAVIDQRLTRSGLDGENIRKLMKPVRLEAFKISGQGKEQKESEMKIVIAWILCFFLYMAMILYGAIILRSVLEEKTSRVVESVVSSVKPFYLMAGKLLGVGAMGLTQFLIWATVAGLVSFYGVTVAGMLGANAGPNVELTHIPLSVLGYFVLFFVLGYFLYATLYAGVGSLVNSDQDAQHMAMPITMIFMAAFFCSIYIINNPTAPATKVLSLIPFFAPITMMTRIAMETATPVEIVLSIVLMIVTLIGCVWLSAKIFRVGVLMYGKRPTLPEVIKWLRYA from the coding sequence ATGACATCCACTTCAACCGCCCAGCACGATCGCGTGGGCAACCTCATCAAAATGTTCACCGTGATGCGCCGCGAGTTTCTCTCGCGCGTGAAAACCAAAGGCTTCATCATCGGCACGATTCTTATGCCCTTGTTTATCGTCGGCATCTTCGGCGTCCAGATTTGGCTGGCCACCATTTCTTCTGATGAGATCAAAAAAGTTGGCGTGCTTGATCAAACAGGCGAATTGTATGCGAGTTTGGAAAACAATCTCGATGCCAAGACGGAAAACGGGACGCGTCTTTTTAATCTGGAAAAAATCGAGATGGTGAATAATCTCGAAACCTCCAAGAAAGTGCTCGCTGAGCGCGTCGATGCCGGCGATCTCGATTACTACGTCATCCTGGATCAAGGCATTCACGAGAATAATCACGCCGAAATTTACGGCAAAACCGCCAGCGATTTCCGCAAGAATAATGAAATCGAAAGCGCGATTACCAAGGCCGTCATCGATCAGCGTCTCACGCGCAGCGGCCTGGATGGCGAAAACATCCGCAAATTGATGAAACCCGTCAGGCTAGAAGCCTTCAAGATCAGCGGCCAGGGCAAAGAACAAAAGGAAAGCGAAATGAAAATCGTCATCGCGTGGATTCTGTGCTTCTTTTTGTACATGGCGATGATACTTTACGGCGCGATCATTTTGCGCAGCGTTTTGGAAGAGAAAACCTCGCGCGTAGTGGAATCCGTGGTTTCCTCGGTCAAGCCGTTTTATCTGATGGCCGGCAAGCTGCTCGGCGTCGGCGCGATGGGTTTGACGCAATTCCTGATTTGGGCAACCGTGGCCGGCCTGGTATCGTTTTACGGCGTCACGGTGGCCGGCATGTTGGGCGCCAACGCCGGGCCTAACGTTGAGCTGACGCACATACCTCTATCGGTGCTGGGGTACTTTGTGTTGTTTTTTGTGCTGGGATATTTTTTGTATGCGACGTTGTATGCCGGTGTCGGCTCGCTGGTCAACTCCGACCAAGACGCCCAACACATGGCGATGCCGATTACGATGATTTTCATGGCGGCCTTTTTTTGCAGCATCTATATCATCAATAATCCCACGGCGCCCGCGACCAAAGTGCTCTCGCTGATTCCGTTTTTTGCCCCCATCACCATGATGACGCGCATTGCGATGGAAACCGCGACGCCGGTGGAAATTGTTTTGTCCATTGTGCTGATGATTGTGACGTTGATCGGTTGCGTCTGGCTCTCGGCCAAAATCTTTCGCGTCGGTGTGTTGATGTACGGCAAGCGGCCGACGCTGCCCGAAGTTATCAAATGGCTTCGCTATGCGTGA
- a CDS encoding class I SAM-dependent rRNA methyltransferase, producing the protein MTQNLETIENALARRRQFFETCTAFRICHHEFGQGLTIDYYAGYVLLIYYANFPRKDLAAIAAHTVAALTAAGLPVYGAIQRFRPENLSHARETAVAPLQSDLLFGTLPPPRFVIREYDLQFTVSFQEGHNTGLFLDIKRARQKIKMIVKPGDEVLNLFSYTGGFSMAAAKAGAGRVIEVDSSPKWLNWAKENQALNGVTVVRQRREDALTFLHKQKDEAFNLIICDPPTYATQKSGSRFTLEKSFKEMLPDLARVLRPAGYLLASTNFRGISREKFFSLFAREFNLQEDVPISADFADDDYLKIGLFQKNRSRAF; encoded by the coding sequence ATGACTCAAAACCTCGAAACAATCGAAAATGCGCTCGCCCGGCGCCGGCAATTTTTCGAAACCTGCACGGCATTTCGCATTTGCCATCATGAGTTTGGCCAGGGCTTAACGATCGATTATTATGCCGGCTATGTCTTGCTCATTTATTATGCCAACTTCCCTCGCAAGGATTTGGCCGCTATCGCCGCGCACACAGTGGCAGCGCTTACCGCAGCGGGATTGCCGGTCTACGGCGCGATACAGAGATTCCGCCCCGAAAATCTTTCGCATGCTCGTGAAACGGCTGTTGCGCCGCTGCAATCCGACCTGCTGTTTGGAACATTGCCGCCGCCGCGCTTTGTGATTCGGGAGTATGATCTGCAATTCACCGTATCGTTTCAAGAAGGCCACAACACCGGTTTGTTTTTGGATATCAAGCGCGCGCGGCAAAAAATCAAAATGATCGTCAAACCTGGCGACGAAGTCTTGAACCTTTTTTCATATACTGGGGGATTTTCCATGGCCGCAGCAAAGGCCGGCGCAGGCCGCGTCATTGAAGTTGACAGCAGTCCCAAGTGGCTGAATTGGGCGAAAGAAAATCAGGCATTAAACGGCGTGACCGTCGTGCGCCAACGCCGCGAAGATGCGTTGACGTTTCTGCATAAACAGAAAGACGAGGCGTTTAATTTGATTATTTGCGACCCGCCGACCTATGCCACGCAAAAATCCGGCAGTCGCTTCACGCTCGAGAAAAGTTTTAAAGAAATGCTGCCCGACCTCGCGCGCGTGCTTCGGCCAGCGGGTTACTTGCTCGCCAGTACGAATTTTCGCGGCATTTCACGGGAGAAATTTTTTAGTCTCTTCGCCCGCGAGTTCAACCTGCAAGAAGACGTGCCGATCAGCGCAGATTTTGCGGATGATGATTATCTTAAAATCGGATTGTTCCAAAAGAACCGGTCGCGTGCGTTTTGA
- a CDS encoding ATP-dependent Clp protease adaptor ClpS: MLFYFMEVIAPTHKRKTQARPREQHIPRYHVILLDDDEHTYDYVIEMLMKIFNHGRERAFLMACEVDARGRVIVDTTTLERAEFKRDQIHAYGADWRIPHCKGSMSACIEPSEDECL, encoded by the coding sequence ATGCTTTTTTATTTTATGGAAGTCATTGCCCCCACCCACAAGCGCAAAACGCAAGCCCGGCCCCGCGAGCAGCATATTCCGCGGTATCACGTCATTTTGTTGGATGATGACGAGCACACCTATGACTATGTGATTGAAATGCTGATGAAGATTTTTAATCACGGTCGCGAGCGCGCGTTTTTAATGGCATGCGAAGTCGATGCGCGCGGACGCGTGATCGTCGATACCACGACGCTCGAACGCGCCGAGTTCAAACGCGATCAAATCCATGCGTATGGCGCGGATTGGCGCATCCCCCATTGCAAAGGCTCCATGAGCGCTTGCATCGAACCTTCCGAGGACGAATGTTTATGA
- a CDS encoding GNAT family N-acetyltransferase, giving the protein MFMTIRPLRTADFEAALAIWNRSAAFDQMTPELFEEKVLDDPDYDPNLILLAEQENRPAGFIMGVKRRASAEGLGYVKLLAVDPSVRRRGIGKQLLQTLEQKLRAAGAQALRVFESNPNYLTPGIDPRYTETVVFFERQGYERFSDTSNLEADLVTRSFDTKAEEEKLRHDGIDIRRAMMADGDDVMALLQRLWPAWIPEVERALSNYPITLHLAWHQQKVVAFSAYDGNNLNTGWFGPMGTDPDYRGKNLGGVLLRRCLADIKAQGHRRAIIPWVGPYGFYLHYAGAKITRVFWRYRKKL; this is encoded by the coding sequence ATGTTTATGACCATCAGACCTTTGCGCACCGCCGATTTTGAAGCCGCCCTTGCCATTTGGAATCGCAGCGCGGCTTTCGATCAAATGACGCCCGAGCTTTTTGAGGAAAAAGTGCTCGATGATCCGGATTATGATCCCAATCTCATTTTGCTGGCTGAGCAGGAAAACCGCCCCGCGGGTTTCATCATGGGCGTCAAACGCCGCGCTTCTGCGGAGGGTTTGGGTTATGTCAAATTGCTGGCGGTTGACCCGAGCGTGCGCCGCCGGGGCATAGGCAAGCAACTGTTGCAAACCCTTGAGCAAAAACTTCGCGCTGCGGGCGCCCAAGCGCTGCGCGTCTTTGAGAGCAATCCCAATTATCTTACGCCCGGGATCGATCCGCGCTACACGGAAACCGTGGTCTTTTTCGAACGGCAGGGGTACGAACGTTTCAGCGACACCTCGAATTTGGAAGCCGATCTTGTCACGCGCAGTTTCGATACCAAAGCCGAGGAAGAAAAATTGCGCCACGACGGCATCGACATTCGCCGCGCGATGATGGCGGACGGCGACGACGTGATGGCGCTGCTGCAGCGGCTTTGGCCGGCGTGGATTCCGGAAGTTGAGCGCGCGCTGTCGAATTATCCCATCACGCTGCATCTCGCCTGGCATCAGCAAAAAGTTGTGGCATTTTCAGCTTACGACGGCAACAATCTCAACACCGGTTGGTTCGGCCCAATGGGAACGGATCCCGATTATCGCGGTAAAAACCTGGGCGGCGTTTTGCTGCGGCGTTGTCTCGCGGACATCAAAGCACAAGGCCATCGCCGCGCCATCATTCCTTGGGTGGGGCCATATGGTTTTTATCTGCACTATGCCGGCGCCAAAATCACACGCGTTTTCTGGCGTTATCGCAAGAAATTGTAA
- a CDS encoding DUF1343 domain-containing protein, with the protein MNRINVVSRVRITLLAIIIPILTQAQVKPGIEVLLTEQIDLVRGKRVGLITNPTGVTSELVSTIDALHSHPDVKLVALFGPEHGVRGDVFAGEYVADTIDTRTGIPAFSLYGKNRAPTPEMLRDVDILIYDIQDIGSRAYTYIYTMALSMQAAAKQGIPFVVLDRPNPLGGELIEGPILDERFKSFIGLYPIPYIYGLTAGELAKYFNEEYRFGANLIVVPMRGWRRYMLFEETRLPWVPTSPHVPHAQTVFHIAATGCMGELSAVNEGVGYTLPFELLGHTWIDGPQLAAELNAQKLPGVFFRPLHYRPYYFGHKDMQLAGVQIHLTAPQIFRPMLTQLYILAALLKLYPNQNIFNPARVKSFDQAMGTDSVRIRLARGESPAKIYLSWDKELEAYREKRKRYLLYDDFAPEQDSSKVKSPNRTKTQGKKR; encoded by the coding sequence ATGAACAGAATCAATGTTGTTTCCCGAGTGCGAATCACCTTACTGGCGATCATCATTCCAATTCTCACACAGGCGCAGGTCAAGCCCGGTATTGAAGTTTTGTTGACCGAGCAAATCGATCTCGTCCGCGGCAAGCGGGTGGGGCTCATCACCAATCCGACGGGCGTCACCTCCGAGCTGGTGTCAACGATTGATGCGCTTCATTCGCATCCCGACGTCAAGCTGGTGGCATTGTTCGGCCCGGAGCATGGCGTGCGCGGCGACGTTTTTGCCGGCGAATACGTGGCGGATACAATTGATACACGCACCGGCATTCCGGCGTTTTCGCTTTACGGTAAAAATCGCGCGCCCACCCCGGAAATGCTGCGTGACGTCGATATTTTGATTTATGATATTCAAGACATCGGCTCGCGCGCGTACACCTACATTTATACCATGGCGCTGTCGATGCAGGCAGCGGCCAAACAAGGCATACCCTTTGTCGTGCTCGATCGCCCGAATCCGCTTGGCGGCGAGTTGATTGAAGGGCCGATTCTAGATGAACGTTTTAAGTCGTTCATCGGGCTTTATCCGATTCCTTACATCTACGGCTTGACGGCGGGCGAGCTGGCCAAATATTTCAATGAAGAATATCGGTTCGGCGCAAATCTGATCGTTGTGCCGATGCGCGGTTGGCGGCGTTACATGCTGTTCGAGGAAACACGATTGCCCTGGGTGCCGACCTCGCCGCATGTGCCGCACGCGCAAACGGTTTTTCATATTGCCGCGACCGGTTGCATGGGCGAACTATCCGCGGTGAACGAGGGCGTGGGGTACACGCTGCCGTTCGAGCTGCTCGGCCACACCTGGATTGACGGCCCGCAACTCGCCGCAGAATTGAATGCGCAAAAGCTGCCGGGGGTGTTTTTCCGCCCCTTGCATTATCGCCCTTATTATTTCGGGCATAAAGACATGCAGCTCGCCGGCGTGCAAATACACCTGACGGCGCCGCAGATTTTTCGTCCGATGCTGACGCAGTTATATATTCTAGCCGCACTGCTCAAGCTTTATCCGAATCAAAATATTTTTAATCCGGCGCGTGTCAAAAGCTTCGATCAAGCGATGGGAACGGATTCGGTGCGGATACGGTTGGCGCGCGGCGAATCGCCGGCAAAGATTTATCTCTCGTGGGATAAAGAACTGGAAGCGTATCGTGAAAAGCGCAAGCGTTATTTGCTCTACGACGATTTCGCACCGGAGCAGGACAGCAGCAAGGTGAAATCGCCGAATCGTACGAAAACACAGGGGAAGAAGCGTTGA
- a CDS encoding aminotransferase class I/II-fold pyridoxal phosphate-dependent enzyme has product MKSPVSHITESFTESVIREMTRLTLLHGGVNLSQGFPDFGAPHEVKEAAVAAIRADINQYAITWGAAKLREAIAEKAQRYNHMQVDPAKNITVTCGSTEAMIATLLALINPGDEVVIFEPFYENYGPDTYLSHATPRFVKLRPPDWNFDERELRNAFNRHTRAIIINTPNNPTGKVFSREELQIIAGLCQEWEVFAITDEIYEHILFEGSEHISLASLEGMAERTVTINAISKTYSLTGWRVGWAIAPEKQTNAIRKVHDFLTVGAAAPLQEAAAVALRLGEEYYRELATRYLQKRNRLLSILTAAGFHCWTPQGAYYIMTDAAKLMQQTGHTNDNDFARWMIKEIGVASVPGSSFYRNPEDGRSQVRFCFCKNEETLAEAEARFKKIS; this is encoded by the coding sequence ATGAAATCACCCGTTTCCCACATTACGGAGTCGTTCACCGAGTCTGTCATTCGCGAGATGACGCGGCTCACGCTGCTGCACGGCGGCGTCAATCTCTCGCAGGGCTTTCCAGATTTTGGGGCGCCGCACGAAGTCAAAGAAGCGGCAGTCGCGGCCATTCGCGCGGATATCAATCAATATGCCATTACCTGGGGCGCTGCCAAGCTGCGCGAAGCCATTGCCGAAAAAGCGCAGCGCTATAACCACATGCAGGTTGATCCGGCGAAAAACATAACCGTCACTTGCGGCTCGACCGAAGCGATGATCGCGACATTGCTGGCATTAATCAACCCGGGCGATGAAGTCGTTATCTTTGAGCCGTTTTATGAAAATTACGGCCCCGACACGTATCTCTCACACGCCACGCCGCGCTTCGTCAAATTGCGTCCGCCGGACTGGAATTTCGATGAGCGCGAGCTGCGCAACGCTTTCAACCGGCATACCCGCGCGATTATCATCAATACGCCGAACAATCCCACCGGCAAAGTCTTTTCACGGGAGGAATTGCAGATTATTGCCGGTCTCTGCCAGGAATGGGAGGTGTTTGCCATCACCGATGAAATCTACGAACATATTCTGTTTGAAGGCTCAGAGCATATCAGCCTCGCCAGCCTCGAGGGCATGGCCGAGCGCACGGTGACCATCAACGCGATTTCGAAAACCTATAGTCTTACCGGTTGGCGCGTGGGTTGGGCAATTGCGCCGGAAAAGCAAACGAATGCCATTCGCAAAGTGCATGATTTTCTCACCGTTGGTGCAGCCGCGCCGCTGCAAGAGGCGGCCGCGGTGGCGTTGCGTCTCGGCGAGGAGTATTATCGCGAATTGGCTACGAGATATTTGCAGAAACGCAATCGTTTGCTGTCGATATTAACAGCAGCGGGATTTCACTGCTGGACGCCACAGGGCGCGTACTACATCATGACGGACGCCGCGAAGTTGATGCAGCAAACCGGCCACACGAATGACAATGATTTTGCGCGTTGGATGATCAAGGAAATCGGCGTGGCCTCAGTACCAGGTTCGAGCTTTTATCGCAATCCCGAAGATGGCCGCAGCCAAGTTCGCTTTTGTTTTTGTAAGAACGAAGAGACTTTGGCAGAGGCAGAGGCGAGATTTAAAAAAATTTCATAA